The genomic window CGTCACGGCCTGCCGGGCCTGCGCGCCACCCGCGTGCAGCAGTACCGCGAGCACTAAACACTACATACGGGTCCTTATTGAGTATCGGCCCCCAAGATAGCCGCAAGGCTTGCGTACTTGTGCGTCGTAGCGCCGGAGAGTGGAAACACTCCCCGGCGTTTTCTTTTTGTTAAGCCTTCAAATTGTTTCGACCAATCGGCAAATTTTGCCGAGTTATCTGCCGACGTTAAGACGTTGTTTAGTGGTGCCGGGTAAATCTTGCCTAGCTGGATTACACCGGACACGGACAAAACCACCAAGGACATAGGTGGGCGATCGTGGACCGGCCCTTTTATCCGGCGCGATGATCCACCAGGCCCAGGATGAGCCGGAGTATCGCGCAATCCCGACCACACTGCGGGGGTGCGCCGTGAACGGCACATTTGACTTCCTAAAGGGGCTTGGCCCCTCTCGGCTTATCGCACTGGGCGCTGTCACCATCGCCCTCGTTGCCTTTTTTGCCGTCATCATGATGCGCGTATCGCAACCCACCATGGCGCTGCTCTATAGCGGCCTGCCGGTGAGCGACAGTGCTGAAATCGTTGCCAAGCTCGAGGCCATGAGTGTGCCGTATGAGCTTAAAGGCGACGGCACCACCATCATGGTTCCCAAGACAGAAGCCCTGCGCCTGCGCATGAGCATGGCCGAAGCGGGCCTGCCTTCAGGCGGCTCTGTTGGCTATGAAATCTTTGACGACACATCTGCGTTGGGCACTACGAGCTTCGTGCAGAACATGAACCACCTGCGCGCTCTGGAAGGCGAACTCGCCCGCACCATTCGCGCACTGGACACGGTTCAGGCCGCCCGCGTGCATCTTGTCATGCCTGAGCGCGAACTCTTCAGCCGCGAACGTCAGGAACCAACAGCCTCCATCGTCATCAAAGCCCGCGGTGGCCTGGGCCGCAGTCAGGCCAAGGGCGTTCAGTTCCTTGTCGCCTCTGCGGTCGAAGGTCTCAATGCCGCCAACGTCTCCATCATTGATGAAACCGGCAACATGATTGCCGGTGGCGCGGACGGCACGTCGCTGGGGTCCTCGTCAATGGACGAGCGCCAGCGTGAATATGAAACACGCCTGCGCCGTCAGGTGGCTGACATTGTCACAAGCGTTGTTGGCACCAACCGCGCACGCATTCAGGTCGCCGCCGAACTCGACTTCAACCGCATCACCCGCAACTCAGAGACATTTGATCCTGAAGGCCAGGTCGTGCGCTCAACCCAGACTGTTGAAGAATCGTCTTCTGCAACAGAACGCGACGCACAGGCTGGCGTGACAGTGGGCAATGACCTGCCGGACGCCATCGGCCAGGGCGCCGGTGCGGACGATGCAACATCCAACGAAAGCAACGCCCGGGTTGAAGAAACCGTCAACTATGAAATCTCCCGCACCACCACGACGGAAGTCATCGAGGCCGGCAGCGTCAAGCGCCTGTCCGTTGCTGTACTGGTAGATGGTGCCTATGAGACGGCCGAAGACGGCACACAGACATATACCGCCCGCTCCCCTGAAGAGCTGGAAATGATTGGACGTCTTGTCCGCTCCTCAATCGGCTTTGACGCCGCGCGCGGGGACAGTGTCGAGGTCGTCAATCTTCCGATCAACGACACCGCAACAGAATTCCTGGCAGATGACGCCGCAGAACTCGGCTTCATGGACAGCATCATGGGCAGCCTGGACGTCATGCGTCTGGCCGAACTTGGCGCGCTTCTGGTCGTCACACTGCTCGGCGTCTTTCTGGTGGCCCGCCCCCTCATCAACAAGCTGACCACCCCTGGCGTTCAGCAGGGCGGCCAGGCAGCTCTGACGGGCGGCGCCCCAAGCAACGCCCCGCAGCTTCCAAGCCCGGACATGCAGCAAATACTTGCGAAGGCCCAGGCTGACGGTCAGGAAGTCATCACCAGCCCCGACGGCACACCCATTGCGCTGGCCGCGCCCACGCCGGAGCAGCAGGCCGCAATGATGCTGGAAGACAACACAGGTTCGATGATCGACATCGCCCAGATTGAAGGACAGGTCCGCGAAAGCTCCGTCCGCAAGGTCGGCGAGATCGTTCAGAACCATCCCGAAGAGTCGCTGACAATCCTGCGCGGCTGGCTCCACGAAACCGCATAACTCACGCGCCAACAAGGTCTGAAAGTCGACATCATGGTCGCTCAAGCAAAACCAAAGATGGATATCAACAAGCTGACCGGTGGCGAGAAAGCCGCCATCATGCTGCTGGCCCTCGGGGAAGAGCATGGCGCTCAGCTGTGGGAAATGTTCGACGACGACGAAATCCGCGAACTCTCCATGGCCATGTCCAATCTGGGCACGGTGGACGCAGAGCTCGTTGAGAAGCTCCTGCTCGAGTTTGTGTCCGGCATGTCATCCACCGGCGCTCTTGTGGGTACCTTTGATTCAACAGAACGCCTGCTCTCCCGCTTCCTGCCAGACGAACGCGTCAGCCTTGTCATGGACGAGATCCGTGGCCCGGCCGGTCGTACCATGTGGGACAAGCTGGGCAATGTGAACGAGGTCGTCCTCGCCAACTATCTCAAGAATGAATACCCGCAGACCGTTGCCGTGGTGCTCTCCAAAATTCGCGCAGATCACGCCGCCAATGTGCTGGGTGCCCTGCCCGAAGACTTCTCCATGGAAGTCGTCAACCGCATGTTGCGCATGGAAAGCGTGCAGAAGGACATTCTGGACAAGGTCGAACAGACCCTGCGTCAGGAATTCATGTCCAACCTCGCGCGCACCAACCGCCGCGACAGCCACGAAACCATGGCCGAAATCTTCAACAACTTCGACCGTCAGACCGAGAACCGCTTCATGACATCCCTTGAGGAGCGCAACCGCGACGCGGCCGAGCGCATCAAGGCTCTCATGTTCACCTTCGAAGACCTGGCCAAGCTCGACCCCGGCTCCGTGCAGACGCTTCTGCGCGCTGTGGAGAAAGACAAGCTGGCTCTGGGTCTCAAGGGTTCTTCCGACACCCTGCGCGATCTCTTCCTGTCCAACATGACCGAACGCGCGGCCAAGATGCTGCGCGAAGACATGGACATGATGGGCCCCGTCCGCCTCAAGGACGTGGACGAAGCGCAGATGATGATGGTCAACATCGCCAAGGACCTCGCCAACAAGGGCGAGATCATGATGGCGGACGGCAACTCGGAGGACGAGCTTATCTATTAGTCCGGTTTCGCACGGACATAGAGAGCACCAAATCTCATGAGCAACCCAGCTATCATCACATTGCAGGAATCGTCCCGGTTCGAGTTCGATCGCGAACTGTCCAAGGGTGCGGTCATTCAGCCGCGCGCCGAACGCAAGAAAACCAAATGGACCGAAGACGAAGTCAACGCCATCCGCGCAGAAGCCTTCGCCGCCGGTGAAGAGGCTGCGCGCACCAGTGATGAAGCTGAATTGTCACACCGGATCGCAGAAGGCTCCCAGCAGGTAGCCGAACGTCTCAACGTGCTGCTTGAGAACCTGCACACCGAACGCGCGAAGCTGCGTGAAGAAGCTGCGGAAATCGCCCTCACCATCGCCCGCAAGCTGATGCCGGCCCTGATGGAAACAGCACCCACATCCGAGATTGAGGCTGTGGTCGAGCAATCCTTTGCCCTCCTGCGCAACGAAGCCCGCGTGGTCATCCATGTCGCCGAAGACCAGCAGGGCCTGCTCGAGCAGCGCATCACCGACATGACGCGCGAACACGGGTTTGAAGGTCAGCTCGTCCTGCGCAGCAGTGACGACGTCGACCCCGGCGACGTCCGCATTGAATGGGCCAGTGGCGCGATCACCCGCGACACGCCTGCCCTTGACGCCAGCATTGAGCAGATCGTCCGCACCTACCTGTCAGCGCCCGGCGCCGACCAGTCCGGACAGACAGATTTTTTCGCCCTTCTGGGCAAACAGCAATAGCCCCTGCTCCGCATGGGCACTGGAAAGCCCAAAGCGGACAGAGTTGAGGAGAAGACTATGAGTGACGAAACCGACGTTCAGCTCGACGAGCTATCAAACGCAGGCGCGGACGCAGGTCCAAACGCTGAGTTTGCAACCCCAGACGCAGACCTTCCCGTTCCCGCTGAAGGTGGGGAAGAAGGCGCTGCACCAGCCGACGGCGAAGAACGCTTTGCCGCTGACCTGGAAGCTGTGTTTGACGTGCCGGTGCATGTCTCTGCCGTGCTGGGCAAAACCCACATGGAAGTCAGCCAGCTTCTCAAGCTGGGCCGCGGTGCTGTCGTGGAGCTCGACCGCAAGGTCGGTGAGGCCATCGACATCTACGTCAACAACCGTCTCGTTGCCCGTGGCGAAGTGGTGGTCGTGGACGAGCGTCTCGGCGTGACAATGACCGAAATCATCAAGGGCGGAAACGCTGCGTAAGACGACGCGGCAACGGAAAACACCATCATGCGCTCATCACTCACAGCCATTGTCGCCCTGATCGCAAGCTTTGCCTTGCTGGCGGCTGCCCTGACCCTTGAAGGCAACGGGTCAGCCTTCCTTGATGTGCGTGCAGCTCTCATCGTCTTCGGCGGCACACTGGCCGTCACCATGATCTCGTTTTCTCCTCTCGAGGTCATCATGGCGATCCGTGAGACCTGGTCTGCCATCGCCACACCGCGGTTCAACCGCAAGGGCGCTGCTGACCGAATGCTGAAAATTGCAGAGCGCACCCGCAAGGATGGTCTCCTTGGTGTTGAGCGCCTGCTGCCCAAGCTGCGCAATGATCCATTCCTGTCTCGCGCCCTTGCCATGCTGGTTGACGGCATCGAGGTCGCAGACGTCGAGCGCATGCTTGAAGACGAACGTCTCTCCACAGCTCAACGCCGCACAGAGAGCGCTGAAGTCCTGCGCCGCGCCGCAGACATTGCACCCGCCATGGGCCTCATCGGCACTCTCGTTGGACTTGTGCAGATGCTCGGTCAGTTGAACGATCCCGCTGCCATCGGCCCGGCCATGGCCGTTGCCCTGCTCACCACATTCTACGGCGCGGTCCTGGGCACCATGGTGCTCTCCCCGCTCGCCGCCAAACTTGATCGCATCTCAGGCGATGAACGCGACATGCTCGCGATCTACGCCGCAGGTGCAGCCGCCATCGGCCGCAAGGACCATCCTCGCCAGGTCGAACACACACTCAACGCCCTGCTTCCCGAAGCAGACCGCGTCCAGTATTCGCGTTAAGGAGCCAACCCCATGCGTTTGCTTATTGTAGGTAGCCTCAACGGCCAGCTCACCACCGCCACAAAGATGGCCATGGAGACAGGTGCCAAAGTTGCCCAGGTCGACACCGGCGAACTCGCCATGGACGCCCTGCGTGCCGGTCAGGGTGCTGACCTGTTGATGGTGGAAGTCTCCAACGACATCGGCTGGCTCGCAGCCCAGCTGCAGGCCGAGCGCATTGCCCTGCCGATCGTGGCATGTGGCCTGGGCTCAGACGCCCGCGCCGCCGTCAACGCCATCCGCGCCGGTGCCAGGGAATATGTACCCCTGCCGCCGGACGCCAAGCTCATTGCCGCCGTGCTGGAAGCTGTTGCCGATGACACCCACGCCTTGATCTACAAGGACGACATCATGGCGGATGTCATCCGCCTCGCAGACCAGATTGCGCCATCTGACGCCTCCGTCCTCATCACCGGCGAAAGCGGTGTGGGTAAGGAAATCATGGCGCGCTATGTCCACCGCCATTCTGTGCGCAAGGACAAGCCGTTCATCTCCGTCAACTGCGCCGCCATTCCTGAAAACCTGCTTGAGTCAGAACTCTTCGGCCATGAGAAGGGCGCCTTTACAGGCGCTGTCTCCCGCCGCATCGGCAAGTTTGAAGAAGCTGACGGCGGCACGCTGCTGCTCGACGAAATTTCCGAAATGGATGTGCGCCTGCAGGCCAAGCTTCTGCGCGCCATTCAGGAACGTGAGATTGATCGTGTCGGCGGCAACAAGCCCGTCAAGGTCAACATCCGCATTCTTGCAACGTCCAACCGCGACCTTGCGACAGAAGTGCGCAACGGCACCTTCCGCGAAGACCTTCTCTACCGCCTCAACGTCGTAACCCTGATGATCCCTGCCCTGCGCGAACGCCCGGCAGACATAATGGAACTGTCAGAGCACTTCGTGAAGCGCTACGCCGATGCCAATGGCGTGCCCGCACGCCCGCTGTCAGACAGCGCCAAGTCACATCTTGTGCGTCAGCACTGGGCCGGTAACGTCCGTGAGCTGGAAAACACACTCCACCGCGCCGTGCTTTTGGCCAATGGCGATGAAATCGACGTGGACGCCATCCGCCTGCCGGACGGCTCACGCATTGACCAGACGGTCTCTATCTCGTCCAGCGATCCGGCATCACGTGCTGCTCAGGTGGCCGAGACTGTCAGCCGCAACCTTGTGGGCATGACGGTTGCCGACATGGAACGCGACCTGATCCTCAACACGCTGGATCATTGCCTCGGCAACCGCACCCATGCGGCCAACATTCTGGGCATCTCCATTCGCACCCTGCGCAACAAGCTCAACCTCTACACCCAGCAGGGTGTGTCGGTTGCAGCCCCGGGTGAAGCCCGGATCGCCGGCTAGTCCTTTCACGTAACGCCTAAAGTATCCGGAACGCATACGCGCAATGTCAGACGCAGCACCAACAACACCACCGGCGGGCGGAGGCCTCTTTGGAGGCCTGACCCTGGGCGGCATTGGCAATGCCATTGGCGCGCGCTCCGAACTGGCACTGGCTGCCGGCGTGTTGACCATCATTGTGGTCCTCATCCTGCCGATGCCGAGCTGGATGCTCGACTTTGCCCTCGCTATCTCAATCACCTTCTCGGTGCTGGTGATGATGACGGCCCTTTTCATCAAGAAGCCGCTTGAATTTTCGTCCTTCCCGACCGTGCTGCTGATTGCCACCATGCTGCGCCTCGCGCTCAACCTGGCATCCACACGGCTGATCCTCTCTCAGGGCCACGAAGGCACCGATGCCGCAGGCGCCGTGATCGAGGCTTTCGGCAACTTCGTGATGCAGGGCAATTTTGTCATCGGCATCATCGTCTTTGCCATCCTTGTCATCGTGAACTTCGTGGTGATCACCAAGGGCTCCGGCCGTATCGCTGAAGTCGCCGCCCGTTTCTCTTTGGACGCCATGCCCGGCAAGCAGATGGCGATTGATGCTGATCTGTCCGCCGGTCTCATCGACGAAGACACCGCCCGCACCCGCCGCTCGGAGCTTGAAGCCGAAAGTGCCTTCTACGGCTCCATGGATGGTGCATCGAAATTCGTGCGCGGTGATGCCATCGCCGGTCTGCTGATTACCTTCATCAACGTCATTGCCGGTGTCATTGTTGGTGTGGCGCAGATGGACATGTCTTTCGCGGACGCCTCCGCCACCTACACCCTGCTCACCGTTGGCGATGGTCTGGTCAGCCAGATACCCGCCCTCATCGTGTCCATGGCCGCCGGTCTGCTGGTCTCCAAGGCCGGTGTGGACGGTGCCGCGGACGAAGCACTCTTCGGTCAGCTCTCCGGCTACCCACAGGCGCTTGGCATGTCGTCCGGCGTCATGGTCGTTATGTCCGTACTGCCCGGCATTCCAATGGTACCGTTCCTGATCCTGGCAGGGCTCACCGGCGGGGCCGCGTGGTTCCTGACCAAGGGAGCCGAAAAGAAAGTCGCCGATGAAGAGGCGGCTGTTGCCGAAGCCGCCGCACAGGAGCAGGCAGCACCCGTTGAAGAACCAATCTCGACGGCCCTTGCAATGGATGAACTGCGCCTTGAACTCGGCTTTGGCCTGCTGCCCATGCTGGAAGGCGACGGCGAAGGACACTCCCTGACCGAACAGGTCAAAGCCTTGCGCCGTCAGGTGGCTCAGGACATGGGCTTTGTCATGCCGTCCCTGCGCATCCTCGACAACATGCAGCTGGATTCGACGTCCTACGTCATGCGCGTCAAGGAAGTGGAAGCCGGTGCCGGCATTCTTTACCCGGACCGCTTGATGGTGATGGATCCACAGGGCGGCCCCGTGGACCTCCCCGGCGAGCACACGACCGAACCGACCTTCGGCCTGCCGGCCACATGGATCGACCACACCCAGCGCGAAGAAGCCTCCTTCCGCGGCCTCACGGTCGTGGACCCGGCAACCGTGCTCACAACGCACATCACTGAAATCATCAAGGCCAACATGGCCGAGCTTCTGTCCTACGGCGAAGTGCAAAAGCTGCTGGACGACATCGGCGGCGACAATCAGAAGCTGGTGGAAGATCTCGTGCCGGATCGTGTGTCCGTCACCACGATCCAGCGCGTGTTGCAGCAGCTCCTGACAGAGCGCGTGTCGATCCGTGACCTGCCGACCATTCTGGAATCCATCGGCGAAGCGTCCAGCCACACCCAAAGCGTGACCCAGATCGTCGAGCATGTGCGCACCCGCCTTGCCCGCCAGATATGCCACACCAATCAAAGCTATGCCGGCTACCTGCCGCTCATCGCCCTGTCGCCAGAGTGGGAAGATGCCTTTGCGAATTCTCTCATCGGCAATGGCGAGGACAAGCAGCTGGCCATGCCGCCGAGCGATCTTCAGAACTTCATCCAGTCCCTGCGCATGGCCTTCGATCAGGCTGCCGCATCTGGTGACGTGCCTGTGCTGCTCGTCAGCCCCGGCAACCGCCCCTATGTAAGGTCCGTCGTGGAGCGCGTGCGGCCACAAACAGTGGTCATGAGCCAGGCCGAAGTTCACCCTCAGGCGCGTCTCAAGACGCTGGCCCAGATTTAAGGCGGGCCGGGTAGAGTATGCGTCTTCGTCGATTCAAAGCCCCCAGCATGCGCGAGGCCATGGCCCGCGTCCGTGATGAGCTGGGCGAGACGGCCATCATCGTGTCCAGTGAAGATCTGGAAACCGGTGGCGTGGAAGTCACAGCCGTCAATGAACGGCGCGGCGAAGTCCGCGATACCGAACCCGAACCCTTCAGCCCCGTACGCAATCAGCTTGAAATGCGTCTCAAGGCCCGCCTGCGCGGTGAAGCAAAGGCATCACAGGCCGCAGCCTCAAACGCAGATGCCCCAGCGGCCCTGGGTCTGACGTCCACTGACCTCTCCACCGTTCTGAATGACCATCGCGTGCCGGACGCCCTGGCGGACCGCCTGCTTCAGGCGGCGTCCGCCCACGACAATGACGACGCCCAGGCAGCCCTTGCCCATAGCTTGGGTATCGCGCTGGATTTCCAGCCCATCGGCGAACAGCTGCCCGGTTCCATCATGCTGATCGGCGCACCTGGTGCCGGTAAAACCGTAACAGCTGCCAAGCTGGCAGCCCGTGCGGTTCTTGCCGGTCAACAGGTGGACATCATCACGGCAGATGCCGTGCGCTCGGGCGCCCTTGCCCAGTCAAAAGCCTATGCCGATGTGCTCAATCAGGATGTTGCTGAAGTGCGCGGCGCGGACGAACTGGCCTTGATGCTCGACACCCGCGCAGAACTGGGCCGCAACCGCCCCTGCATTATCGACACGCCTGCCACCAATCTGCATGACCGCGCAGAGCTGGACCACACAGCCCGTCTCGTTCAGGCCTGCCGCGGTGCTGATGCGACCAGCACAGTGGAACCCATCGGCGTCATTGCCGCCGGGGGCGACATCGAAGACATGGCAGAAGCCGCACAGTTCTTTGCGCAACTCGGCTGTCGCCGCGTCATCATCAGCCGCACGGATGCCACCAAGCGCCTTGGCGGCGTGATGGCGGCCCTTGCAACCGCCCGCCTTGCGGTCGCCGAGTTCGGCATCAAGCCCTATCTGGCCGGCGGCCTTGTGGCTGCCACGCCGTCCCGTCTGGCTGACATGACCCTGACAAAATCCACCACCAGTGCACCGCAGCCGTCAGTGCTGCCGCGCCGCGC from Candidatus Phaeomarinobacter ectocarpi includes these protein-coding regions:
- the fliF gene encoding flagellar basal-body MS-ring/collar protein FliF; amino-acid sequence: MGDRGPALLSGAMIHQAQDEPEYRAIPTTLRGCAVNGTFDFLKGLGPSRLIALGAVTIALVAFFAVIMMRVSQPTMALLYSGLPVSDSAEIVAKLEAMSVPYELKGDGTTIMVPKTEALRLRMSMAEAGLPSGGSVGYEIFDDTSALGTTSFVQNMNHLRALEGELARTIRALDTVQAARVHLVMPERELFSRERQEPTASIVIKARGGLGRSQAKGVQFLVASAVEGLNAANVSIIDETGNMIAGGADGTSLGSSSMDERQREYETRLRRQVADIVTSVVGTNRARIQVAAELDFNRITRNSETFDPEGQVVRSTQTVEESSSATERDAQAGVTVGNDLPDAIGQGAGADDATSNESNARVEETVNYEISRTTTTEVIEAGSVKRLSVAVLVDGAYETAEDGTQTYTARSPEELEMIGRLVRSSIGFDAARGDSVEVVNLPINDTATEFLADDAAELGFMDSIMGSLDVMRLAELGALLVVTLLGVFLVARPLINKLTTPGVQQGGQAALTGGAPSNAPQLPSPDMQQILAKAQADGQEVITSPDGTPIALAAPTPEQQAAMMLEDNTGSMIDIAQIEGQVRESSVRKVGEIVQNHPEESLTILRGWLHETA
- the fliG gene encoding flagellar motor switch protein FliG, giving the protein MDINKLTGGEKAAIMLLALGEEHGAQLWEMFDDDEIRELSMAMSNLGTVDAELVEKLLLEFVSGMSSTGALVGTFDSTERLLSRFLPDERVSLVMDEIRGPAGRTMWDKLGNVNEVVLANYLKNEYPQTVAVVLSKIRADHAANVLGALPEDFSMEVVNRMLRMESVQKDILDKVEQTLRQEFMSNLARTNRRDSHETMAEIFNNFDRQTENRFMTSLEERNRDAAERIKALMFTFEDLAKLDPGSVQTLLRAVEKDKLALGLKGSSDTLRDLFLSNMTERAAKMLREDMDMMGPVRLKDVDEAQMMMVNIAKDLANKGEIMMADGNSEDELIY
- a CDS encoding FliH/SctL family protein, translated to MSNPAIITLQESSRFEFDRELSKGAVIQPRAERKKTKWTEDEVNAIRAEAFAAGEEAARTSDEAELSHRIAEGSQQVAERLNVLLENLHTERAKLREEAAEIALTIARKLMPALMETAPTSEIEAVVEQSFALLRNEARVVIHVAEDQQGLLEQRITDMTREHGFEGQLVLRSSDDVDPGDVRIEWASGAITRDTPALDASIEQIVRTYLSAPGADQSGQTDFFALLGKQQ
- the fliN gene encoding flagellar motor switch protein FliN yields the protein MSDETDVQLDELSNAGADAGPNAEFATPDADLPVPAEGGEEGAAPADGEERFAADLEAVFDVPVHVSAVLGKTHMEVSQLLKLGRGAVVELDRKVGEAIDIYVNNRLVARGEVVVVDERLGVTMTEIIKGGNAA
- a CDS encoding motility protein A, whose translation is MRSSLTAIVALIASFALLAAALTLEGNGSAFLDVRAALIVFGGTLAVTMISFSPLEVIMAIRETWSAIATPRFNRKGAADRMLKIAERTRKDGLLGVERLLPKLRNDPFLSRALAMLVDGIEVADVERMLEDERLSTAQRRTESAEVLRRAADIAPAMGLIGTLVGLVQMLGQLNDPAAIGPAMAVALLTTFYGAVLGTMVLSPLAAKLDRISGDERDMLAIYAAGAAAIGRKDHPRQVEHTLNALLPEADRVQYSR
- a CDS encoding sigma-54-dependent transcriptional regulator; protein product: MRLLIVGSLNGQLTTATKMAMETGAKVAQVDTGELAMDALRAGQGADLLMVEVSNDIGWLAAQLQAERIALPIVACGLGSDARAAVNAIRAGAREYVPLPPDAKLIAAVLEAVADDTHALIYKDDIMADVIRLADQIAPSDASVLITGESGVGKEIMARYVHRHSVRKDKPFISVNCAAIPENLLESELFGHEKGAFTGAVSRRIGKFEEADGGTLLLDEISEMDVRLQAKLLRAIQEREIDRVGGNKPVKVNIRILATSNRDLATEVRNGTFREDLLYRLNVVTLMIPALRERPADIMELSEHFVKRYADANGVPARPLSDSAKSHLVRQHWAGNVRELENTLHRAVLLANGDEIDVDAIRLPDGSRIDQTVSISSSDPASRAAQVAETVSRNLVGMTVADMERDLILNTLDHCLGNRTHAANILGISIRTLRNKLNLYTQQGVSVAAPGEARIAG
- the flhA gene encoding flagellar biosynthesis protein FlhA, whose product is MSDAAPTTPPAGGGLFGGLTLGGIGNAIGARSELALAAGVLTIIVVLILPMPSWMLDFALAISITFSVLVMMTALFIKKPLEFSSFPTVLLIATMLRLALNLASTRLILSQGHEGTDAAGAVIEAFGNFVMQGNFVIGIIVFAILVIVNFVVITKGSGRIAEVAARFSLDAMPGKQMAIDADLSAGLIDEDTARTRRSELEAESAFYGSMDGASKFVRGDAIAGLLITFINVIAGVIVGVAQMDMSFADASATYTLLTVGDGLVSQIPALIVSMAAGLLVSKAGVDGAADEALFGQLSGYPQALGMSSGVMVVMSVLPGIPMVPFLILAGLTGGAAWFLTKGAEKKVADEEAAVAEAAAQEQAAPVEEPISTALAMDELRLELGFGLLPMLEGDGEGHSLTEQVKALRRQVAQDMGFVMPSLRILDNMQLDSTSYVMRVKEVEAGAGILYPDRLMVMDPQGGPVDLPGEHTTEPTFGLPATWIDHTQREEASFRGLTVVDPATVLTTHITEIIKANMAELLSYGEVQKLLDDIGGDNQKLVEDLVPDRVSVTTIQRVLQQLLTERVSIRDLPTILESIGEASSHTQSVTQIVEHVRTRLARQICHTNQSYAGYLPLIALSPEWEDAFANSLIGNGEDKQLAMPPSDLQNFIQSLRMAFDQAAASGDVPVLLVSPGNRPYVRSVVERVRPQTVVMSQAEVHPQARLKTLAQI
- a CDS encoding AAA family ATPase → MRLRRFKAPSMREAMARVRDELGETAIIVSSEDLETGGVEVTAVNERRGEVRDTEPEPFSPVRNQLEMRLKARLRGEAKASQAAASNADAPAALGLTSTDLSTVLNDHRVPDALADRLLQAASAHDNDDAQAALAHSLGIALDFQPIGEQLPGSIMLIGAPGAGKTVTAAKLAARAVLAGQQVDIITADAVRSGALAQSKAYADVLNQDVAEVRGADELALMLDTRAELGRNRPCIIDTPATNLHDRAELDHTARLVQACRGADATSTVEPIGVIAAGGDIEDMAEAAQFFAQLGCRRVIISRTDATKRLGGVMAALATARLAVAEFGIKPYLAGGLVAATPSRLADMTLTKSTTSAPQPSVLPRRAAASVTPLAGASPTGSTEPTSA